Proteins encoded by one window of Pseudomonas tructae:
- the tsaA gene encoding tRNA (N6-threonylcarbamoyladenosine(37)-N6)-methyltransferase TrmO → MNYSVAPVGYVRSCFKEKFAIPRQPQLAPAARGVLELLPPYDNGEAVAGLEQVSHVWLLFLFHQALEDKPRLKVRPPRLGGNKSMGVFATRATHRPNGIGQSVVRLEKVEAGRLWLSGIDLLDGTPVLDIKPYVPYADALSTAVNQMADAPPAPIAVNWSDTALIQAREHGLRIGEPLLELIEQCLAQDPRPAYQIPPPERVYGVKFWDVQVRWHYPQADQIRVLEVVKDL, encoded by the coding sequence ATGAACTACAGCGTCGCACCGGTCGGCTACGTCCGCTCCTGCTTCAAGGAAAAGTTTGCCATTCCGCGCCAGCCGCAATTGGCGCCGGCCGCCCGTGGGGTGCTGGAGCTACTGCCACCCTACGACAATGGCGAGGCGGTGGCCGGCCTGGAACAGGTCAGCCACGTCTGGTTGCTGTTCCTGTTCCACCAGGCCCTGGAAGACAAGCCACGGCTGAAGGTACGCCCACCACGGCTGGGCGGCAACAAGTCCATGGGTGTGTTCGCCACTCGCGCAACCCACCGGCCCAACGGCATCGGTCAGTCGGTGGTCAGGCTGGAAAAGGTCGAGGCTGGCCGCTTGTGGTTGTCGGGCATCGACCTGCTCGATGGCACACCGGTGCTCGATATCAAACCCTACGTGCCCTATGCCGATGCCTTGAGCACAGCGGTCAACCAGATGGCTGACGCGCCGCCTGCACCGATCGCGGTGAACTGGAGCGATACCGCCTTGATCCAGGCCCGCGAGCATGGCCTGCGCATTGGTGAGCCGTTGCTTGAGCTGATCGAGCAATGCCTGGCCCAGGACCCACGACCGGCCTACCAGATACCGCCACCCGAGCGCGTCTATGGGGTGAAGTTCTGGGATGTGCAGGTGCGCTGGCACTACCCGCAAGCGGATCAGATCCGGGTGCTGGAAGTGGTGAAAGATCTGTAG
- a CDS encoding YehS family protein yields the protein MIHNDALRSLRYLLDVSDTKLTEIIKLSGFEVSTADIASYLKKEDEEGFVRCPDEVIAHFLDGLVIFKRGKDDSRPPLPIELPVTNNIVMKKLRVAFELKEDDLHAILKAADFPVSKPELSALFRKVGHNNYRPCGDQLLRNFLKGLTLRVRG from the coding sequence ATGATTCACAACGATGCCCTGCGCAGCCTGCGCTACCTGCTGGACGTCAGCGATACCAAACTTACCGAGATCATCAAGCTGAGCGGCTTCGAGGTGTCCACCGCCGATATCGCCTCCTACCTCAAGAAGGAAGACGAGGAGGGTTTCGTGCGCTGCCCCGACGAGGTCATCGCCCACTTTCTCGATGGCCTGGTGATCTTCAAGCGCGGCAAGGATGACAGCCGCCCACCGCTGCCGATCGAGCTGCCGGTGACCAACAATATCGTCATGAAAAAACTGCGCGTAGCCTTCGAACTGAAGGAAGACGACCTGCACGCGATCCTCAAGGCCGCCGACTTCCCGGTGTCAAAACCGGAGCTCAGCGCCTTGTTCCGCAAGGTCGGGCACAACAACTACCGCCCCTGCGGCGACCAGCTGCTGCGCAACTTCCTCAAGGGCCTGACCCTGCGGGTTCGTGGCTGA